One window of Thermocoleostomius sinensis A174 genomic DNA carries:
- a CDS encoding LptA/OstA family protein: MVSVSRSWYWFKFQWLGLALLSISTLMGVTLTPVTFPESAQAQTANSSQALTLRADVQEANAITGVITARGNVQINYPARQIQATAVQAQYYSRERRIVLTGDVYVLQAGNSLRGEIITYLVDEGRFVALPDSGQQVESIYLIQDTNTVSTTTGSSVGSSNGSPTGSTTGTVTEDNPFNPKPEFKAPLSP, encoded by the coding sequence ATGGTGTCCGTCTCTCGATCGTGGTATTGGTTCAAATTTCAGTGGCTGGGGCTAGCGCTCTTATCAATTTCTACATTGATGGGCGTAACCCTCACTCCTGTCACCTTTCCTGAGTCTGCTCAGGCACAGACTGCCAACAGTAGTCAAGCGTTGACTTTAAGGGCTGATGTCCAAGAAGCCAACGCTATTACAGGTGTGATTACAGCCCGTGGCAATGTGCAAATCAATTACCCGGCTCGCCAAATTCAAGCAACAGCCGTGCAAGCCCAGTATTACAGCCGCGAACGCCGGATTGTGTTGACTGGGGATGTTTATGTATTACAAGCAGGAAATAGTTTGCGCGGCGAGATCATTACCTATCTGGTTGATGAAGGACGATTTGTAGCCCTTCCTGACAGTGGGCAACAGGTAGAATCCATCTATCTTATTCAAGATACAAATACCGTTTCTACCACAACTGGTTCATCGGTTGGTTCATCAAACGGTTCACCAACTGGTTCGACCACAGGAACGGTAACTGAGGATAATCCGTTTAATCCCAAGCCAGAGTTTAAAGCTCCTCTGAGTCCTTAA
- a CDS encoding DUF6825 family protein, with protein MSNPLVHAFFVGRAFAEAVGEQVENAVTNALSELGKFDAEQRERLRQFTEEVLQRASYAEQMTMQGRSSGSTNAATSTDLQAMIDDLRAETAQLRAELQRYRNRS; from the coding sequence ATGAGCAACCCTTTGGTACATGCTTTTTTTGTGGGCAGAGCATTTGCAGAAGCAGTTGGAGAACAGGTTGAAAATGCCGTGACCAATGCTCTAAGCGAGCTTGGCAAATTTGATGCAGAACAGCGAGAGCGCTTGCGTCAGTTTACAGAAGAGGTGCTGCAACGGGCATCCTATGCTGAGCAAATGACGATGCAGGGACGATCGTCTGGTTCTACCAACGCGGCCACTTCCACAGATTTACAGGCCATGATTGATGATTTGCGGGCAGAAACGGCTCAACTGCGAGCCGAACTACAGCGATATCGCAATCGCTCTTGA
- a CDS encoding DUF309 domain-containing protein, which translates to MSEAVATEFWQGVEQFNQGEYYACHDTLEAIWIEASDPQKTFYQGILQVAVALYHLGNQNLRGATILLGEGINRLRRYQPDFAEIDVADLVNQCVNLLVVLQHATPDQVPLLAALVQSNHSAADADRLTLPLQLPVIAKVCS; encoded by the coding sequence ATGAGTGAAGCGGTGGCGACAGAGTTTTGGCAAGGGGTGGAGCAGTTCAACCAGGGTGAATACTACGCCTGTCACGATACCTTAGAGGCAATTTGGATTGAAGCTTCTGATCCGCAAAAAACTTTTTATCAAGGAATTTTGCAAGTTGCAGTTGCACTTTATCATCTAGGCAATCAAAATCTGCGCGGCGCTACAATTTTGCTGGGTGAGGGAATTAATCGGCTGCGGCGCTATCAACCCGATTTTGCCGAGATTGATGTGGCTGACTTGGTGAATCAATGTGTGAATTTACTGGTAGTGTTGCAGCATGCTACTCCAGACCAAGTTCCTCTGTTGGCGGCATTGGTGCAATCAAATCATTCAGCGGCTGATGCCGATCGCCTTACTTTACCTTTACAATTACCAGTCATTGCCAAGGTATGCAGCTAA
- a CDS encoding pentapeptide repeat-containing protein codes for MKEQVVELKRMKVEQLLTQYQQGERNFRGLDLRGKSFRGKDLSDADFSKADIRGTDFTNAILRNTTFAKAKAGLQPHAAVIMSLVFIAAAALLGASAGLVDRVVEFRFHSSHLVDLIPKWLTLGVLIGFAAIAIRNGLAASFSVFILAFIFSGMVALASSAAVISAGAIAIAITVASFVAAVTTFLVLATAVTTLAWNAWAALAVLIAFGIPFLLIAVPTAGESAIGLAIIVIAMSAIITWRALNGDRRHAQIMAVAFNVVTKWGTSFWGADLTRADFTDAILRNTNFNEAILTAVRWENGVMTEAGGSPSLILNQ; via the coding sequence ATGAAAGAGCAGGTGGTGGAATTGAAACGCATGAAAGTAGAGCAGCTTCTAACTCAATATCAACAGGGTGAACGCAATTTTCGCGGTTTAGATTTAAGGGGAAAATCGTTTCGTGGTAAGGATTTGTCGGATGCAGATTTTAGCAAAGCTGACATTCGTGGCACAGACTTCACAAACGCGATTTTGAGAAACACAACCTTTGCCAAAGCCAAAGCTGGACTTCAGCCCCACGCCGCTGTGATTATGAGTCTAGTGTTTATTGCCGCCGCCGCCTTGTTGGGAGCTTCAGCCGGGTTGGTTGATCGCGTAGTCGAGTTTCGGTTTCACAGCAGCCACTTGGTTGATCTAATTCCTAAATGGCTGACGTTGGGAGTGCTGATTGGCTTTGCGGCGATCGCCATTCGCAATGGCCTAGCGGCTAGTTTTAGTGTGTTTATCTTAGCGTTTATTTTTTCTGGCATGGTCGCGCTGGCCAGTTCCGCTGCTGTCATTTCGGCTGGGGCGATCGCCATCGCGATTACGGTGGCGTCGTTTGTCGCAGCGGTGACAACGTTTTTGGTCTTGGCTACAGCAGTGACAACCCTAGCTTGGAATGCATGGGCAGCGCTAGCAGTCTTGATTGCGTTTGGGATTCCGTTTCTGCTGATTGCGGTACCTACGGCAGGCGAATCGGCAATCGGACTGGCGATTATTGTGATTGCTATGAGTGCTATCATCACTTGGCGGGCCCTCAATGGCGATCGAAGACATGCTCAGATTATGGCAGTGGCGTTCAATGTAGTCACCAAGTGGGGAACCTCATTCTGGGGAGCAGATCTGACTCGGGCTGATTTCACCGATGCCATCCTCCGCAACACCAACTTTAACGAGGCGATTTTGACAGCGGTGCGTTGGGAAAATGGAGTCATGACCGAGGCCGGGGGCAGCCCCAGTCTGATTTTGAATCAGTAG
- a CDS encoding YdcF family protein — MLLLGSSSQLLEDFWASPQAVLVLGGATEREQFAAEFARQHPALPIWVSSGSNPEYAEWLFAEAGIAADRVHLDYRAVDTVTNFTTLVDEFQRQGINSVYVITSDYHMRRAVVIGEIVLGSRGITLEPIAVPSKHANEPLDKVVRDAARSILWITTGRTGANLAHLLRLTPSNTAGIGEEP, encoded by the coding sequence ATGCTGCTACTGGGTTCAAGTTCCCAACTCTTAGAAGATTTCTGGGCGTCTCCACAGGCAGTCTTGGTGTTGGGTGGTGCTACCGAACGAGAGCAATTCGCGGCGGAATTTGCTCGGCAGCATCCAGCCTTGCCGATTTGGGTATCTTCGGGCAGCAACCCCGAATATGCCGAGTGGCTCTTCGCAGAAGCAGGGATCGCCGCCGATCGAGTTCATCTAGACTATCGCGCTGTTGATACTGTGACTAACTTCACCACCTTGGTTGATGAATTCCAGCGGCAGGGAATCAACAGCGTCTACGTCATTACCTCTGACTATCACATGCGGCGCGCGGTTGTCATTGGTGAGATTGTTCTAGGGAGCCGAGGCATTACCCTAGAACCGATCGCGGTTCCCTCAAAGCACGCCAACGAACCCTTAGACAAAGTGGTGCGGGATGCGGCCCGCTCGATTCTTTGGATCACAACCGGACGCACGGGCGCGAACTTAGCCCATCTCTTGCGCCTGACACCGTCCAACACAGCGGGAATTGGAGAGGAACCTTAA
- the lptB gene encoding LPS export ABC transporter ATP-binding protein gives MKIVLEKIVLENVHKAYGRRVVVNRVYLSVCRGEVVGLLGPNGAGKTTTFYIATGLEKPDQGKVWLDEQDITCLPMFERARLGIGYLAQEPSVFRHLSVQDNILLVLQQTGIPTDEHHDRLHYLLKEFRLEKVARTLANRVSGGERRRTEIARALAAGPHGPKFLFLDEPFAGIDPIAVAEIQDIISRLRSRQMGILITDHNVRETLATTNRSYIMRDGQILAAGSSDELYENPLVRQYYLGESFQL, from the coding sequence TTGAAAATAGTGCTAGAGAAAATAGTACTAGAAAATGTTCACAAAGCTTATGGTCGGCGCGTCGTAGTCAATCGCGTCTACTTGTCTGTTTGTCGTGGTGAAGTAGTGGGGCTATTGGGACCTAATGGTGCTGGTAAAACCACAACGTTTTACATTGCGACAGGTTTAGAAAAACCTGACCAAGGCAAGGTCTGGCTTGATGAGCAAGATATCACGTGTTTGCCGATGTTCGAGCGTGCTCGGTTGGGAATTGGCTATTTAGCACAAGAACCCAGCGTGTTTCGCCACCTCAGCGTTCAAGACAATATTCTTCTTGTGCTGCAACAAACGGGCATTCCAACCGATGAACATCACGATCGGCTGCATTATTTGCTCAAAGAATTTCGGTTAGAAAAAGTAGCAAGAACTCTGGCAAATCGCGTATCGGGAGGAGAGCGCCGTCGGACAGAAATCGCCCGTGCCTTGGCAGCGGGTCCGCATGGCCCCAAATTTTTGTTTTTAGATGAACCCTTTGCAGGCATTGACCCCATTGCGGTCGCTGAAATTCAAGACATCATTTCGCGATTACGCAGTCGGCAGATGGGAATTCTTATCACTGATCACAACGTTCGAGAAACCCTAGCCACGACTAATCGATCGTACATCATGCGAGATGGTCAAATTTTGGCTGCCGGTAGCTCGGATGAACTCTATGAAAATCCGCTGGTGCGACAATATTACCTTGGTGAAAGCTTTCAACTGTGA
- a CDS encoding PP2C family protein-serine/threonine phosphatase has protein sequence MKRLFTGLTDPGLLRAINQDDYYIDPHGRFFIVADGMGGHAGGQEASRLATQAIQTYLNDYWHSPEASDVLLEQAFLKANQAILQDQSKHPERSDMGTTAVAVMFRHDQSWCAHIGDSRLYRLRGAKLHQITEDHTWVARAMRLGDITPDQARNHPWRHILSKCLGREDLRHVEVQPFDLQPHDRLLLCSDGLTEELSDTLIASHLKTIRACDRAALALVNAAKDKGGRDNITVVIIAFDDSPTEDRFYLG, from the coding sequence ATGAAACGCCTTTTCACGGGTCTAACCGATCCGGGACTGCTTCGTGCTATCAATCAGGATGACTATTACATCGACCCGCACGGCCGTTTCTTTATTGTGGCAGACGGCATGGGTGGACATGCAGGAGGACAGGAAGCGAGTCGGTTAGCAACCCAAGCAATTCAAACTTACTTAAACGACTATTGGCACTCGCCGGAAGCCTCAGATGTGTTGCTAGAGCAAGCGTTTCTGAAAGCCAATCAGGCCATTTTGCAAGACCAATCAAAACACCCTGAACGCTCAGATATGGGAACCACGGCTGTGGCCGTCATGTTTCGTCACGACCAATCTTGGTGTGCTCATATTGGCGATTCACGCCTGTACCGTTTGCGGGGGGCCAAACTTCATCAAATCACTGAAGATCACACATGGGTGGCACGAGCGATGCGACTGGGAGATATTACTCCCGATCAAGCTCGGAATCATCCGTGGCGGCATATTCTGTCGAAGTGCTTGGGGCGCGAAGATCTCCGGCACGTTGAGGTACAGCCATTTGATCTACAGCCTCACGATCGCTTGCTGTTGTGTAGCGATGGGCTAACCGAAGAACTATCAGATACCCTCATTGCCTCACACTTGAAAACCATTCGTGCCTGCGATCGGGCGGCATTGGCGCTGGTGAATGCTGCTAAAGATAAGGGGGGTCGCGATAATATCACGGTGGTGATTATTGCATTTGATGACTCGCCTACGGAAGACAGATTCTACTTGGGATAA
- a CDS encoding ABC1 kinase family protein, whose amino-acid sequence MGDVETGSRWNRNQLSGKAYRWSRENYSKRRRSIDIWAFVLKLLAAQWAYNKAWTYPNGMTDEARTKRRRSLAVWIRETLLDLGPTFIKVGQMFSTRADLFPAEFVEELSKLQDRVPAFSYEQVETIIEQDFGKSIPALYSSFDPIPIAAASLGQVHRAQLHTGEEVVVKVQRPGLKKLFTIDLEILKGIAHYFQKHPKWGRGRDWIGIYGECCRILWEEIEYLNEGRNADAFRRNFREEDWVKVPKVYWRYSSPRILTLEYMPGIKISHYEALEAAGLDRKELARLGAKAYLQQLLNDGFFHADPHPGNIAVSPDGSLIFYDFGMMGRVNPITREKLLDTFFGIAQKDADRVVASLIELGALAPAEDMGPVRRSIQYMLDHFMDQPFENQSVAAISDDLYEIAYDQPFRFPATFTFVMRAFSTLEGVGKGLDPEFNFMEVARPFAMQIMTNGNGSKSNGLSDGLFNELGRQAAQVSSTALGLPRRLEDTLEKLDRGDIRVRVRSTETDRALRRVSGVNMGTNYTLLVGTFTLSATLLFINQYLWLAALAALLALVAGVALVRLLIRLDRLDRMF is encoded by the coding sequence ATGGGAGACGTAGAAACTGGTTCACGCTGGAACCGCAATCAATTGAGTGGCAAGGCCTATCGTTGGAGTCGAGAGAATTACTCGAAACGCCGTCGATCGATCGACATTTGGGCCTTTGTCCTTAAGCTCCTAGCAGCACAGTGGGCTTATAACAAAGCTTGGACCTATCCAAACGGTATGACGGACGAAGCCAGAACGAAGCGCCGTCGATCCCTAGCTGTTTGGATTCGAGAAACGCTGCTGGATTTAGGGCCCACGTTCATTAAAGTGGGGCAGATGTTTTCTACCCGTGCCGATTTGTTTCCGGCTGAATTTGTTGAGGAATTGTCAAAACTTCAAGATCGAGTGCCGGCGTTTAGCTACGAGCAGGTTGAGACAATCATTGAACAAGATTTTGGCAAGTCCATTCCTGCTCTATATAGCAGCTTCGACCCGATTCCCATTGCAGCAGCCAGTCTGGGGCAAGTACACCGGGCCCAACTTCACACGGGCGAAGAGGTGGTAGTGAAGGTGCAGCGCCCTGGTTTGAAAAAGCTATTTACCATCGATCTGGAAATTCTCAAGGGTATTGCCCATTATTTTCAAAAACATCCTAAATGGGGACGAGGACGCGATTGGATTGGCATCTATGGTGAATGTTGTCGCATTTTGTGGGAAGAGATTGAATATCTCAACGAGGGGCGCAATGCTGATGCGTTTCGCCGCAATTTTCGCGAGGAAGATTGGGTCAAGGTTCCCAAAGTTTACTGGCGATATAGCTCTCCTCGGATTTTGACGCTGGAATATATGCCCGGTATCAAAATTAGCCACTATGAGGCCCTGGAAGCTGCTGGACTTGATCGCAAGGAACTGGCCCGCTTAGGAGCCAAGGCCTATCTGCAACAGTTACTGAATGATGGGTTTTTTCATGCCGATCCGCATCCAGGCAACATTGCTGTTAGCCCCGACGGGTCGTTGATCTTCTATGACTTTGGCATGATGGGACGAGTTAATCCCATCACACGTGAGAAATTGCTTGATACCTTTTTTGGAATTGCCCAAAAAGATGCCGATCGTGTGGTGGCGTCGTTAATTGAATTGGGAGCACTGGCTCCGGCAGAGGATATGGGCCCAGTGCGCCGATCGATTCAGTACATGCTGGATCACTTTATGGATCAACCGTTTGAAAATCAATCGGTGGCGGCAATCAGTGATGATTTGTATGAAATTGCCTACGATCAACCTTTTCGATTTCCAGCTACCTTTACCTTTGTAATGCGAGCCTTTTCTACCCTCGAAGGGGTGGGCAAGGGACTCGATCCGGAATTTAACTTTATGGAGGTTGCAAGACCGTTTGCAATGCAAATTATGACAAATGGCAATGGTTCAAAGTCTAACGGTCTGTCGGATGGGCTATTTAATGAATTGGGGCGACAAGCTGCCCAAGTCAGCAGTACAGCATTGGGGTTGCCACGTCGGTTAGAAGATACCCTGGAAAAACTCGATCGTGGTGACATTCGGGTCCGAGTCCGATCGACTGAAACTGACCGAGCTTTACGCCGGGTTAGTGGCGTTAATATGGGAACAAACTACACCTTGCTGGTGGGAACGTTCACTCTCTCTGCTACCCTTCTGTTTATTAATCAGTATTTGTGGTTAGCGGCGCTGGCAGCGTTGTTAGCCTTGGTGGCTGGGGTTGCCCTCGTCCGACTGTTGATTCGGCTCGATCGGCTCGATCGCATGTTCTGA
- a CDS encoding lipid-A-disaccharide synthase-related protein — protein sequence MKLLCLSNGHGEDTIALRILQALQQRPSCPDIAALPIVGEGHVYTAHDIPIAGSVRAMPSGGFVYMDGRQLLRDLQGGLLRLTQTQLQTVRAWAKAGAFILAVGDIVPLLFAWSSGASYAFVGTAKSEYYLRDEKGLLPRRSWFERLESWSGSVYLPWERWLMQHPRCRAVFPRDRLTALILKRWAIPTFDVGNPMMDGLDPVGLDFGLNVDTSAETRIDSRSLTFVLLPGSRSPEAYENWQLILQAVATLVPVFQWQKLVFLAALAPSLDLAQFQQAATAFGWRSSGASSSHPYQTLSQLHARLLLVPSGFNDCLHQADFAIAMAGTATEQFVGLGKPAFILSGRGPQFTPAFAEAQTRLLGTSVTLVNSPAEIVPAVQTLLQTPDRLQLIAANGRNRMGTSGAADRIADSLITLLNTGNSCIKKNIN from the coding sequence ATGAAATTGCTCTGCCTCAGTAACGGACATGGCGAAGACACAATTGCACTGCGCATCCTGCAAGCGTTGCAACAGCGCCCAAGTTGCCCAGACATAGCGGCTCTTCCCATTGTAGGCGAAGGGCACGTCTATACAGCACACGATATTCCGATCGCCGGATCAGTCAGAGCGATGCCTTCGGGTGGTTTCGTGTACATGGACGGGCGACAATTACTACGAGATTTGCAGGGCGGATTGCTGCGGCTAACTCAAACTCAGCTTCAAACTGTGCGCGCTTGGGCGAAAGCTGGAGCGTTTATATTAGCAGTTGGGGATATTGTGCCACTGTTGTTTGCTTGGAGCAGCGGAGCTTCTTATGCGTTCGTGGGTACAGCTAAGTCAGAATACTATTTACGCGATGAAAAGGGACTGTTGCCGCGTCGGTCTTGGTTTGAACGTCTGGAAAGTTGGTCTGGCTCTGTGTATTTACCCTGGGAGCGATGGTTGATGCAGCATCCCCGCTGTCGGGCTGTATTTCCCCGCGATCGGCTCACTGCCTTGATCCTAAAGCGCTGGGCTATTCCGACGTTTGATGTAGGGAATCCGATGATGGATGGCTTAGATCCGGTTGGACTTGACTTTGGGTTGAATGTTGATACTAGTGCTGAGACTCGTATAGATTCCCGATCGCTCACCTTTGTGCTGCTGCCGGGGTCTAGATCACCCGAAGCATATGAAAACTGGCAATTAATTCTACAAGCAGTGGCTACTCTGGTTCCGGTATTTCAATGGCAAAAGCTTGTGTTTTTGGCGGCCCTTGCCCCTAGCTTGGATCTGGCTCAATTTCAGCAGGCGGCCACGGCATTCGGCTGGCGATCGAGTGGGGCTTCTAGTTCACATCCCTACCAGACCTTGAGCCAACTTCATGCGCGGCTACTGCTTGTGCCATCGGGGTTTAACGATTGTCTGCACCAAGCGGACTTTGCCATTGCGATGGCAGGAACGGCCACAGAACAGTTTGTGGGATTGGGGAAACCAGCGTTTATCCTGTCAGGTAGAGGGCCACAGTTTACGCCTGCCTTTGCCGAAGCCCAAACTCGTTTGTTGGGGACGTCTGTCACTCTAGTTAACTCACCTGCCGAAATCGTGCCAGCGGTTCAAACGCTACTGCAAACTCCCGATCGCTTGCAACTAATTGCCGCCAATGGACGTAATCGAATGGGAACATCCGGAGCCGCCGATCGGATTGCTGATTCCTTGATAACTCTTTTGAATACCGGTAATTCATGTATAAAGAAAAACATAAACTGA